The Henningerozyma blattae CBS 6284 chromosome 7, complete genome region TTTGTATTGACAATAGATTTGACAATTACAGATCAGAATAGAAACtaaaaagaacaaaacAATAACAAACGCATCGCAAATTGATATCAATCCGCTAGCCTAGACCAAGAAAGTTTTTATACACCAGAACAAAGGTACTTCCATCCAGTAACGTACTAACGTATTCCATACGTATATACATACTTTTCCAATACACACTCTGTAACACCACTTACGCTCTCTCTTTGGCctctttcttttctctcTTATTTTACACTACCTGTGGAAAATTGCATACACCAACCATCGAATTGccattttaatatctacTGTATACTCTGCTGTATACTCTAACccgtttttttttacagttttacaatttttcattgtGTGGTTTGACTTGATTTTTATACAAGTTTTTATAcagctttttttttattgatcCAGCGCATCACATTAACTAAAACAGTCAAATCTTTTACCCCGACAGATTTGCTAATAATTTGgaagaaaattataaataaatataaataataaaataaaccTTGTTGATTTGATTCCACTAccttatttttaattttttgttttttggTTGTTTTTTGAAATCGAAAATATTAGAGACACTCCACAATTTattctgaaaaaaaaaatataaacaagCCCCACACCTCAAAgcattatttctatttttattttccttatttatttacaatcATGTCTGCAttgttaaataataatagtaacaaTCCATCTACTAATGGGACTACACCCGCCAATACAAATCCGGCTACTGACGTGACAAACACAGATCCCACCACCAATGGTACTAATACATCCcacaacaataataataaccatGATAATATTCCTATAATAACAACAGATTATACTGTCGAGCAACAAGAAGCTTTAATAGACTCCATCATTTCGATCTTATCGATCccagaaaataaaacaatggTATCTAAGAATTATGCaaacattattaataaaaacttAGAAGTGAAAGCGTATGCCAAGATCGTGGGGAAAGATTGGACTTATTATATCAAGAATTTAGAAATCACAATTGGTAGATTAACCACAGATATAACAAACACCAACATGGCTCCTATTAAGAATGAAGAATCAATTGATATCGATTTGGGTCCTACGAAAGTCATCTCAAGAAAGCATGCtattataaaattcaatataaCCAAGGGAAGATGGGAATTGCTCTTGTATGGTAGAAACGGTTGTAAGATCAATTATAAAAGATTCTATAAATTAGATAAGTCCAAGACTCCCTTAATATTACCCTTATCTTCGGGGACTGTAATTGACATTGGTGGTACACAAATGTTATTTATCTTGCCAGATAAATTACCGatcattaataatgttTCATTAAATCATTTCTTACCCAAGATTTTGAATTCCATTGGTCCCAGCAACTTACGCTCTTTAGAATCAAATCCAAgtttaaatcaattgattttagatctaattaaaaatacaaattattataaaacatATTATGGGAATGCCTTGACTCAACCAAtgattaatgaattaaatcaaactGCTGCCAATGCCAATGCCAATGCAAACGCAACTACTAATGCAAACCAATTGACAAATAATGACCCAACTTCAATgactactactactaccaGCTCTACTGATATGAACAATTATATGGCTCCCTCGGACCCATCACtcttaaataatgattccAATAAGATTTCGAAACCACCACATTCGTAtgcaattattattacaaagGCTATTTTATCCACAGACGAAGgtataatatctttatcagatatttataaattcgtttacaagaattattcatattttagATATACAAAGACTGGTTGGCAAAATTCCATTAGACATAATTTATCCTTAAATAAAGCTTTTGAAAAAGTTCCCAGAAAATCAAATGATCCAGGGAAAGGGATGAATTGGAGAATTAGCCAggattatttaaaagatttcttagataactattattttaataaaccaACAAAAATTAGGAGAGGCTCCTCCATTGCCAAACAATTACGGTTAcatttatcattaaataataaactaCCGGGCCAAGATTCATTCTATCCAATGGATGGAACTCCATCGTCTAATGCTAACCTGAATAACACGAAAAGcaataatgaaaaacaaaCTGTTTCATCATGCTCATCTCCTTCTGGTTCTGGACCCGGTTCACCAAATTCACAACGTTCACCAACCAATATAACAAATCCTACTTCTATTAATTCAAACCCAATAGCACCTATAtctattaatgatttaaagaAAGATTCGCTAAACCCAACAAATAACGCATtgatatcttttaataatgcaaACCCTATACAAaatactactaataataatgttatACAGAATCCCACAAATACTACTACTTCTACCACTGTCACTCATAATCACCAAATGGGACTCAATAATCAAATATCACAACAAATACCCAATCCACAGGGACTTGGGACAATACCGGTGACATTACCAACTCCCATCACAAGCACATCTAATACAGCTACTGGAACAGCTCTCGATGCTGGATATTTAGGTGATAAACCTTCGATTAGTAGAGATGCATCTACTGTTTGGGGTATGCTGGGCTTAAATTCATtaggaaataataataataacaataacccaaataataatgtaatGCCCAACAATATGAATACATTACCAACTGGGATACCAATGAATAGTAATTCGATATCAATGCCAATGCAGATGCAAATGGGGGTACCAATGTCCATGCCAATGCCATTACCAAACACTAATAACCCAAACATTCAAAATGCTGTTCATAATAATCCAAACAGTAATCATTTGAATCCCAATGTAAACTTAAATGTAAATCGGAATGCTAATGCAAATCCTAATTTAAACATGAAcatgaatatgaatatgaatattaatatgaataatcAATAGTCATGTCTACACCTGTAGTACTACGTTAACTCATatacttatatatatatatatacatatacatCAACAGACAACATCTCATACACAGTTTTGTgcaatttgataaaaagaGACTATTTTACGTATTCttaactttcttttttttttttcttttttttagtcTTCTTTATTGTGCcatcatttatttatttacatatGATCACCATGGCAGCAACTTTTTTAGTCACAAGATATGGAGTTACCTAAATGGGAGTACTCCGAAcagttttattttgaaaaaacatTCTTGATGAAATTTATCTTCCCTGCTAACCCCGTGCACCCAATATTtcactttttttctttatgCTTCGCTTACCGGTGGGAAAACGACGGCCTTTCTAGAGAGGACGCACTCGCAGAATATTGTAACCACTCGTTCTCCTCCTGAAATTTTACGTCCTCCTTGGAAATGAATAGTTTACTCATGGAAGAGACATGGAGTATGTCAATCTTTACTGTCAGCCACTCTTACTAAGATCAAGATTCTTTTACCAGTCGAAATCATTGTCTAGGCTAAGCTTCTGTCTAGAACCATCCAGCCCTCTACCTAGGTTTCCTTCTAGCTGACATTGAAGCTTCTGCCTAGACATGATATTCTTGTAAGTCTAGACTAGTTTCTAGACTGGTTCCCACCTACGGTACCAATACCCGATTCAATctcaattttgaaattctaAGCAAACACctaaaattcaataaatcatgttattattattagaacgtcctataataaaatatatataattttttagaagTTATATTGGAGGTTTAACCCTAAATTCCAAGTGAATATATAACCAACCAAACGAAATGTCTACTTTCGAAAAAGTCGTCGTCATTGATGGTATGttattttaatgataagTGAGCTATCAATAAAAgcaatataaaaattttcaagaggaatggaagaattattgaaatataaaaagaatattcaaaaacTAGTAGTATAACGTGGTTTGAAgagaaatatcaaaatgTTTACAACAAACAACAAATAtgcaatattttaatataatgtTCCTTTAATATAGCTTTTAATGagtgaaaaaatattttaaacgaaaaaagaaacaatttTACTAACAAactattttatattttgattttttattgaaatataacTTAAAGTGTTTTAACCAGGTAAGGGCCATTTATTAGGTCGTTTGGCTTCTACTGTTGCTAAGCAATTGTTGAATGGTCAAAAGATCGTTGTTGTCAGAGCTGAAGCTTTGAACATCTCCGGTGAATTCTTCAGAAACAAATTGAAGTACCACGACTATTTGAGAAAGGCTACTGCTTTCAACAAGAAACGTGGTCCATTCCACTTCAGAGCTCCATCTAGAATCTTCTACAAGGCTGTTAGAGGTATGGTCTCCCACAAGACTGCTCGTGGTACTGCCGCTATGGAAAGATTAAAGGTCTTCGAAGGTGTCCCACCACCATACGACAAGAAGAAGAGAGTTGTTGTTCCACAAGCTTTAAGAGTCTTAAGATTGAAGCCAGGTAGAAAGTACACCACTTTGGGTAAGTTATCCACTTCTGTCGGTTGGAAATACGAAGATGTTGTCGCTAAATTAGAAGACAAGAGAAAGGTCCAATCCGCCGAATACTACGCCAAGAAGAAGGCTTTCAACAAGAAATTGGCTGTTGCtactgctgctgctgccgAATCTGAAGCTGCTAAGAAATTGGCTACTTTAGGTtactaaattaattaaaatttaatttaattttttatgtatgataacaatattatattaattctattattattatatattatagtattttattcaatttatctAACTAACCGTCATTAAACAAAGTAAgctttattaatatttaaattttagaaaaaaaataggaatgtaaatatatttttcttctggTTAGTTATTATCGCTCTTCTTCTAAAGGCACATTTATGAAGATATCATATGGATTGGTGCCTTTTGTCTGAGAAACAATTTACATACTCATCTTGTAATCTTTATACAAGATAAAAGGagattaaatatttcactGTTGTTAAAACTTTTTGATTAATGCttctatataattattgaaagtgattgaaaaaaagtCTATTAGTAAATGTTCATAAatgttttttaaaacattcGTAAGTACAGAATGTAATGCAGGTAGAAGGTACTGTTCTAACtaaatttgttaataatCCTTTATAGAAACCTCTTATGCCACGCTTTTTATATAATGTTGATATGAATTGAAGTAGTTTATAGTTATGATTATAAGCGTTAAAAC contains the following coding sequences:
- the RPL16A gene encoding 60S ribosomal protein uL13 (similar to Saccharomyces cerevisiae RPL16A (YIL133C) and RPL16B (YNL069C); ancestral locus Anc_2.228); the protein is MSTFEKVVVIDGKGHLLGRLASTVAKQLLNGQKIVVVRAEALNISGEFFRNKLKYHDYLRKATAFNKKRGPFHFRAPSRIFYKAVRGMVSHKTARGTAAMERLKVFEGVPPPYDKKKRVVVPQALRVLRLKPGRKYTTLGKLSTSVGWKYEDVVAKLEDKRKVQSAEYYAKKKAFNKKLAVATAAAAESEAAKKLATLGY
- the TBLA0G02620 gene encoding forkhead family transcription factor FKH1 (similar to Saccharomyces cerevisiae FKH1 (YIL131C) and FKH2 (YNL068C); ancestral locus Anc_2.230); the encoded protein is MSALLNNNSNNPSTNGTTPANTNPATDVTNTDPTTNGTNTSHNNNNNHDNIPIITTDYTVEQQEALIDSIISILSIPENKTMVSKNYANIINKNLEVKAYAKIVGKDWTYYIKNLEITIGRLTTDITNTNMAPIKNEESIDIDLGPTKVISRKHAIIKFNITKGRWELLLYGRNGCKINYKRFYKLDKSKTPLILPLSSGTVIDIGGTQMLFILPDKLPIINNVSLNHFLPKILNSIGPSNLRSLESNPSLNQLILDLIKNTNYYKTYYGNALTQPMINELNQTAANANANANATTNANQLTNNDPTSMTTTTTSSTDMNNYMAPSDPSLLNNDSNKISKPPHSYAIIITKAILSTDEGIISLSDIYKFVYKNYSYFRYTKTGWQNSIRHNLSLNKAFEKVPRKSNDPGKGMNWRISQDYLKDFLDNYYFNKPTKIRRGSSIAKQLRLHLSLNNKLPGQDSFYPMDGTPSSNANLNNTKSNNEKQTVSSCSSPSGSGPGSPNSQRSPTNITNPTSINSNPIAPISINDLKKDSLNPTNNALISFNNANPIQNTTNNNVIQNPTNTTTSTTVTHNHQMGLNNQISQQIPNPQGLGTIPVTLPTPITSTSNTATGTALDAGYLGDKPSISRDASTVWGMLGLNSLGNNNNNNNPNNNVMPNNMNTLPTGIPMNSNSISMPMQMQMGVPMSMPMPLPNTNNPNIQNAVHNNPNSNHLNPNVNLNVNRNANANPNLNMNMNMNMNINMNNQ